A window from Peromyscus eremicus chromosome 5, PerEre_H2_v1, whole genome shotgun sequence encodes these proteins:
- the Smad5 gene encoding mothers against decapentaplegic homolog 5, giving the protein MTSMASLFSFTSPAVKRLLGWKQGDEEEKWAEKAVDALVKKLKKKKGAMEELEKALSSPGQPSKCVTIPRSLDGRLQVSHRKGLPHVIYCRVWRWPDLQSHHELKPLDICEFPFGSKQKEVCINPYHYKRVESPVLPPVLVPRHNEFNPQHSLLVQFRNLSHNEPHMPHNATFPDSFQQPNSTPFPLSPNSPYPPSPASSTYPSSPASSAPGSPFQLPADTPPPAYMPPDDQMGQDNSQPMDTSNNMIPQIMPSISSRDVQPVAYEEPKHWCSIVYYELNNRVGEAFHASSTSVLVDGFTDPSNNKSRFCLGLLSNVNRNSTIENTRRHIGKGVHLYYVGGEVYAECLSDSSIFVQSRNCNFHHGFHPTTVCKIPSSCSLKIFNNQEFAQLLAQSVNHGFEAVYELTKMCTIRMSFVKGWGAEYHRQDVTSTPCWIEIHLHGPLQWLDKVLTQMGSPLNPISSVS; this is encoded by the exons ATGACGTCAATGGCCAGCTTGTTTTCTTTCACTAGTCCAGCCGTGAAGCGATTGTTGGGCTGGAAACAAGGTGACGAGGAAGAAAAATGGGCAGAAAAGGCAGTCGATGCTTTAGTGAAAAagctgaagaagaagaagggtgcCATGGAGGAGTTGGAGAAAGCCTTGAGtagcccaggacagccaagcaAGTGTGTCACTATCCCCAGGTCCTTGGATGGACGCCTACAAGTTTCTCACAGAAAAGGCTTACCCCATGTTATATATTGTCGTGTTTGGCGCTGGCCAGATTTGCAGAGTCATCATGAGCTAAAGCCATTGGATATTTGTGAATTTCCTTTTGGATCTAAGCAAAAGGAAGTTTGTATCAATCCGTACCACTATAAGAGAGTGGAAAGTCCAG tcttaCCTCCAGTGTTAGTGCCTCGCCACAACGAATTCAATCCACAGCACAGCCTTCTGGTTCAGTTTAGGAACCTGAGCCACAATGAGCCACACATGCCACACAACGCCACGTTTCCAGATTCTTTCCAGCAGCCCAACAGCACCCCTTTCCCCTTGTCTCCTAACAGCCCTTACCCCCCTTCCCCCGCTAGCAGCACATATCCCAGCTCCCCAGCAAGCTCTGCACCAGGAAGCCCGTTTCAGCTCCCAG CTGACACACCTCCTCCTGCCTATATGCCTCCCGATGATCAGATGGGTCAAGACAACTCCCAGCCTATGGATACAAGCAATAATATGATTCCTCAGATCATGCCCAGCATATCCAGCAGAG atGTTCAGCCTGTTGCCTATGAAGAGCCTAAACACTGGTGTTCAATTGTCTACTATGAACTGAACAACCGTGTTGGGGAAGCTTTTCATGCATCTTCTACTAGTGTGTTAGTAGATGGATTCACAGACCCTTCAAATAACAAAAGTAGATTCTGCTTGGGATTGTTGTCAAATGTTAATCGTAATTCAACTATTGAAAACACTAGGCGGCATATTGGAAAAG GTGTCCATTTGTACTATGTTGGTGGGGAGGTGTATGCCGAGTGCCTTAGTGACAGCAGCATCTTCGTTCAGAGCAGGAACTGCAACTTTCACCATGGCTTCCACCCCACCACTGTCTGTAAGATTCCCAGCAGCTGCAGCCTCAAGATTTTTAACAATCAGGAGTTTGCTCAACTTTTGGCTCAGTCTGTCAACCATGGATTTGAGGCCGTGTATGAGCTCACCAAGATGTGCACCATTCGAATGAGTTTTGTCAAG GGCTGGGGAGCAGAGTACCATCGGCAGGATGTTACTAGTACTCCATGCTGGATTGAGATTCACCTCCACGGTCCTCTTCAGTGGCTGGATAAAGTCCTTACTCAGATGGGCTCTCCTCTGAACcccatttcttctgtttcataG